Part of the Planococcus plakortidis genome is shown below.
TTGGAACACTTAGACGAAATTTGGTCGAGTGTCTTAGCCCAAGTCGAGAAAAAAATCTCCAAGCCCAGCTTTGAAACTTGGCTCAAATCTACTAAGCTCTTGTCCTATAAAGAAGACACTGTCACCATCTCAGCCCCGAATTCATTTGCGCGCGACTGGCTCGAAAACCATTACGTGCACTTGATCACCGGCATTTTGACAGATCTCACAGGGGACGAAGCGCTTATTAAATTTGTGGTGCCAAAAGATCAGGATATGGATGATTTCCAGCTTCCCGCTCCCCGTGTCAAACCGGGGCAGGCGGAACAGCAAGAGTTTTTGCCGGGCATGCTGAACCCGAAGTACACCTTTGACACATTCGTCATTGGTTCCGGCAACCGCTTTGCGCACGCTGCATCGCTCGCTGTCGCCGAAGCACCGGCAAAAGCGTACAACCCGCTTTTCATCTATGGGGGCGTAGGACTTGGCAAGACCCACCTAATGCATGCAATCGGACATTATGTTATCGAACACAACCCGGACGCCAAAGTGGTTTATTTGTCGTCTGAAAAATTCACCAACGAGTTCATCAACTCGATCCGTGACAACCAGACCGTCGATTTCCGCAATAAATATCGAAATGTCGATATTTTGCTCATCGATGATATCCAATTTTTAGCCGGCAAAGAGCAGACACAGGAAGAGTTCTTCCATACGTTCAATACGCTGCACGAAGAATCCAAGCAGATCATCATCTCAAGCGATCGGCCGCCGAAAGAGATCCCGACGCTTGAAGACCGCTTAAGATCTCGCTTTGAATGGGGATTGATCACCGATATCACACCGCCGGACCTGGAAACGCGGATCGCCATTTTGCGCAAAAAGGCGAAAGCGGACGGCCTGGACATCCCGAACGATGTCATGACCTATATCGCCAATTCGATCGATTCCAACATCCGCGAGCTCGAAGGCGCATTGATCCGCGTCGTCGCTTATTCCTCCCTGATCAACCGGGACATGAGCGCCGAACTCGCTTCAGAAGCCTTGAAAGACATCATGCCGAACTCCAAGCCGAAAGTGATTACTATTTTGGACATCCAAAACGCAGTCGGCGAGCAGTTCAACGTCAAGCTTGAGGATTTCAAGACAAAACGCCGCACGAAGGATATCGCCTATCCGCGCCAGATCGCGATGTATCTATCACGCGAAATGACGGATTTTTCATTGCCGAAAATCGGCGAGGAATTTGGCGGGCGTGACCACACGACGGTCATCCATGCGCACGAAAAGATCAATACGATGCTGAAAGAGAACCAGCAGCTTCAGCAGGACATCAAAGAAATTCGATCTGCACTCGGGAAATAGGGTTGTGGATAACCCTCGATTTCCTTAAGCAGTTTATGCACAGTTTACCTACATGTGGATAAACTGCTTTGATTGCTTTTTTAAGGCTTATCCACATATTCACAGCCCCTATTACTATTACTGTCTTTAATTACTAATAACTAAAATATATATATAAGCGAGGTTCGAGAATGAAATTCGAGATAAAACGTGAGCGACTAGTTGAAGGTTTAAACGATGTAATGAAAGCAGTCAGTTCAAAAACGACAATCCCGATTCTGACAGGGATCAAGATGGATGTTTCTACAGAAGGCATGCGTTTGACAGGTAGCGATTCCGATATCACCATTCAAACCTTCATCCCGGCAGAAGAGGATGGACAGCAATTGATCGAGGTCACGGAAGGCGGAAGCATCGTCCTTCAGGCAAAAGTATTCGGGGAAATCGTCCGCAAATTGCCGACCAACGAAGTCGAAATCGAAATCAACGGCAATTTCCAGACGCATATCCGTTCAGGGAAATCCGAATTCCACTTGATCGGCCTTGACGCCATGGATTATCCGCAACTGCCCGATATCCAGGACGACCGCATTTTCACGATTCCAGCGGATTTGTTGAAAACAATCAATAGAGAAACGGTATTCGCCGTGTCCAGTTCTGAGACACGCCCGGTGCTTACTGGCGTCCATTGGGAAGTGAAAGACGGGGAGCTTGTCTGTGTCGCAACTGACAGCCACCGCCTGGCACGCCGCAAAACGAAACTCGAAACTTTGCCGGAAGGGGAGTACAGCGTCGTCATTCCAGGGAAAAGCTTGAATGAATTGAACAAAATCCTCGATGACACGTCCGATCCGGTCGAGATCGTCATGACCAACCAGCAAGTGTTGTTCAAATCGAAGCACATCTTGTTCTTCTCCCGCCTATTGGAAGGGAACTACCCGGATACTTCACGCCTCATCCCATCTGAATACAAGACGACGGTGACGGTAAACGGCCGTTCATTGCTTCAGGCAATCGACCGTGCATCACTACTAGCCCGTGAAGAACGCAATAACGTCGTGCGCTTCTCCACAAACGACGGCAGCGAAGTCGAGGTATCTTCGAATTCTCCGGAAGTCGGGAAAGTCGAAGAGCAATTGCAAGCGCAAAGCGTGGACGGTGAAGAGCTGAAGATTTCCTTCAGTGCGAAGTTCATGATGGATGCATTGAAAGCGATCGATGGGCAGGATGTCATCATCCAGTTCACTGGAGCGATGCGCCCGTTCATTTTGAAATCGGCATTGGACGACTCGATTCTTCAATTGATTCTTCCTGTCCGGACATATTAATCAGCACCAAAACCCTCAGGATAGCCCATACAGGCTATCCTTTTTACTTATGGGGTCAAATAGGGTAAAATAAAGGGATAGACTACGAATCGAAGGATGAGTGCATTTTGAAGGAAATCGGTATTGAGACGGAATTTATTACACTTGGGCAATTGCTGAAAATGACGGATACGATCAGTTCAGGCGGCATGGCCAAATGGTTCTTGAGTGAACACGAAGTATTCGTGAACGGGGAAGCGGAAGACCGCAGAGGGCGCAAATTGCGTCCCGAGGACACTGTGAACATACCGGGGACGGGGGAATTCCGCATCGTTGTCGCCGAAGGCATGAGCTTCGATGCGGATTGACAACCTCGAGTTAGTCGATTACCGCAACTATGAAACGCTCAAGCTCGACTTCTCGCCGGAGATCAACGTCTTCATCGGCGAGAACGCGCAAGGCAAAACCAATATCATGGAATCGCTCTATGTTTTATCGATGGCGAAATCCCATCGGACGAGCAATGACAAAGAATTGATACGCTGGGACGCGGAATATGGTAAAATTAAAGCTGATGTGCTCCGGAAATATGGCAAACTGCCGCTTGAAATCAGCTTTTCCAAAAAAGGCAAGAAAGCGAAAGTGAACCACCTGGAGCAAAGGCGGCTGAGCGATTATATCGGCCAGTTGAACGTCGTCATGTTCGCTCCTGAAGACCTGCATTTGGTTAAAGGCAGTCCACAGGTCAGGCGCCGCTTCATCGATATGGAGATCGGCCAGATTTCACCGGTCTATCTCCACGATCTCGTCAATTACCAAAAGCTGTTGAAACAGCGTAACCATATATTGAAGCAGCATTATGGCAAACAGGCGATCAATGATGTCATGTTCGATGTTTATACCGAACAATTCATCGAAGCTGCTGTAAAAATTATACAAAAAAGATTCCAGTTCATGGAATTGCTGCAAAAATGGGCAGAACCGATCCATCACGGCATTTCCCGTGGGCTTGAAAAACTGGAAATCCGCTATCAGCCGATTAGTGGGTTGAAGCCCGAATGGACGCCTGCTGAAATGGCGTCCTTTTTAGAGCAGAAACTCCAGGAAGTGAAAAAGCGGGAACTTGACCGTGGCGTAACGCTGGTCGGGCCTCACCGTGACGATCTGCAGTTCATCGTCAACGGCTACGACGTCCAGACTTACGGCTCTCAAGGGCAGCAGCGCACGACAGCACTGTCCTTGAAGCTCGCGGAAATTGAGCTCATCAAGCAGGAAGTCGGCGAAGCGCCGGTTCTTCTTCTGGACGATGTACTTTCGGAGCTGGACGATTATCGCCAATCCCATCTACTCAATACCATCCGTGGATCCGTGCAGACCTTTGTCACGACCACCAGCGTCGAAGGCATCCAGCACGAGACCATTCAAAGCGCCCGCCTTTTCGAGGTGTCGAAAGGGACGGTCAAGGAGTGAGCATGCATGTATGTCCAGATCGGGGCCTCCCATTTGGTTGCCGTAACGGAAATCCTTGCGGTGGTCCATCATGAACACTATGTCCACTCCGCTTTTACGCGGCTTTTGGTACCGCCCGAGGCAGTGAAATCCTATGTCGTCACCGATGATTTCGTCTACGGGTCGCCTTATCGGCCCCAGGCATTATTGAATAAAATTCAGCAAAACAGGTTATAACCGATCAATGGAAATAATGAGTTGTCAAGAAAGAGCAGGTGAACGGAATGGCTATGGAAGATACGAATCTTGAACAATCGTATGGTGCCAACCAGATTCAAGTATTGGAAGGCTTAGAAGCGGTCCGGAAACGGCCGGGCATGTATATCGGTTCTACGGGATCGAGAGGACTGCATCATTTAGTATGGGAAATCGTGGATAACAGCATCGACGAAGCCCTTGCCGGTTATTGCGATGAAATCCGCGTCACGATTGAAAAAGACAATTGGATCCGGGTAGAAGATAACGGCCGCGGGATTCCAGTCGATATGCAAGAAAAAATGGGCCGCCCGGCTGTTGAAGTCATCATGACGGTCCTTCATGCAGGCGGTAAATTCGGCGGCGGCGGCTATAAAGTATCCGGCGGCCTCCACGGCGTCGGCGCTTCTGTCGTCAACGCCTTGTCCGAGACGACAGAAGTTTACGTTCACAGGGATGGCAAGCGCCATTTCATTCAATTCCAGCGCGGCGCTGTCACAAAAGAGCTCGGTGTCATCGGCGAAGCCGACAAAACCGGAACGACCATCCGATTTAAAGCGGACGGTGACATCTTCAAGGAAACGACAGTGTATGAATTCGATATTCTCGATCACCGACTGCGTGAGCTCGCTTATTTGAACCGCGGCTTGAAAATCGTGGTCGCAGATGAACGCGAAGGCCTCGAGCAGGAAAAGAAATACCATTACGAAGGCGGTATCAAATCCTACGTCGAGCATTTGAATAAATCGAAAGACCCGCTTCACGACGAAGCGATTTTCGTCGAGTCGGAGCGGGATGGCATCGATGTTGAAGTCGCGATGCAATATAATGGCGGATTTGCCGCGAATATCTTTTCATTCGCGAACAATATCAGCACCCATGAAGGCGGAACGCACGAATCCGGCTTCAAAACGGCATTGACGCGCGTCATCAATGATTACGGCCGCAAAAACGGCTTGATAAAAGACGCTGAAGCGAATCTGACGGGTGAGGATGTAAGAGAAGGGTTGACGGCAATCATTTCCGTCAAGCATCCGGATCCTCAGTTCGAAGGCCAGACCAAGACGAAGCTTGGCAACACGGAAGTGTCGACGATCGTCAATAATCTGTTCTCAGGCGGATTCGAGCGCTTTTTGCTCGAAAATCCAACGACGGCAAAGAAAATCATCGAAAAGGGCATCATGGCTTCCCATGCGCGGATGGCTGCCAAAAAAGCACGCGAATTCACACGCCGCAAATCGGTCCTTGAAGTATCAAGCCTGCCAGGGAAACTTGCAGACTGTTCTTCGCGCGATCCGAAAATCAGCGAAATCTACATCGTAGAGGGAGATTCAGCGGGCGGATCCGCAAAATCCGGCCGCGACCGCCACTTCCAGGCGATTTTGCCATTGCGCGGGAAAATCCTCAACGTAGAAAAAGCGCGCCTGGATAAAATTCTCGTTAACGCGGAAATCCGTAATATCATTACGGCGCTTGGCACAGGGATCGGTGAAGAGTTCAACCTCGACAAAGCCCGTTACCATAAAGTCGTCATCATGACCGATGCCGATGTCGACGGCGCCCATATCCGGACTTTGCTATTGACGTTCCTCTTCCGCTACATGCGCCCGCTGATCGAAGCTGGCTATATTTACATCGCACAGCCGCCTTTATTCCAGATTAAACAAGGCAAGCATGTCGATTATGTCTATTCGGATGCACAGCTGAAAGAAGCATTGGCTAAATTGCCAGCAACCCCAAAACCGCATGTCCAGCGCTATAAAGGCCTAGGGGAGATGAATGCTGAGCAACTATGGGATACGACAATGGATCCGGATTTCCGGACCTTGCTGCAAGTGACGCTTGAAGATGCAATGACAGCGGATGAGACTTTCCATATGCTAATGGGGGATGACGTCGAACCGCGCCGCAACTTCATTGAAGAAAACGCCAGTTATGTAAAGAACTTGGATGTATAAAGCAACAAGAGTTGAGAGGAGGCTGCGGATATGGCGGAACGGCCAGGCAGCGGAGTAGAAGAAATAAACATCAGCACGGAGATGCGCACATCATTCCTTGACTATGCGATGAGCGTCATCGTGTCGCGTGCGTTGCCGGATGTCCGGGACGGCTTGAAGCCGGTGCATCGGCGTATTTTATATGCGATGCATGACCTCGGGATCACAGCAGATAAAGGCTATAAAAAATCAGCCCGTATCGTCGGTGACGTAATCGGTAAATATCACCCGCACGGTGATAGCGCAGTTTATGAAACGATGGTACGCATGGCCCAGGATTTCAGCTATCGCTATATGCTCGTCGATGGCCACGGGAACTTCGGTTCAGTGGACGGCGATGCAGCAGCGGCAATGCGCTATACAGAATCCAAAATGTCAAAAATTTCCATGGAACTTTTGCGCGATTTAAATAAAAATACAGTTGATTATAAGGAAAACTACGATGGCCAGGAAAAAGAACCAATTGTCCTCCCAAGCAGATTCCCGAACTTGCTTGTCAACGGAACTTCCGGAATCGCGGTCGGCATGGCTACCAATATCCCGCCTCATAATCTAGGCGAGACGATCGATGCGGTTCTTGCGTTGGCTGAAAACCCGGCCATTACGACGGAAGAATTGCTTGAGTTCCTTCCAGGGCCCGATTTCCCGACCGGAGGCATCATCCTCGGACGGAGCGGCATCCGCCGTGCTTACGAAACCGGAAAAGGTTCGGTGTTGATCCGTGCGGTTGTTGAAATCGAAACGAAACCGAACGGCAAAGAAGTAATCCTCATCCACGAGCTGCCTTATCAAGTCAACAAAGCGCGTCTGATCGAAAAAATCGCAGAACTCGTGCGCGATAAAAAAATCGACGGCATCACTGATTTGCGTGACGAATCCGACCGCAACGGGATGCGTGTCGTCATCGAAGTGCGCAGGGACGCGAGCGCCAATGTCATATTGAATAACTTGTACAAACAGACGGCGATGCAAACAAGCTTCGGCATCAATATGCTCGCGCTCGTCGATGGCCAGCCGAAAGTTCTGGGCTTGAAAGACGTTCTTTATCATTACCTTGAGCACCAGAAAGTCATTATCCGCCGCCGGACGGAATTCGACTTGCAAAAAGCGGAAGACCGCGCGCATATCCTTGAAGGCTTGCGCATCGCACTTGATCATATCGATGCCATCATCGCTTTGATCCGTGGGTCGCAAACAACCGAAGAAGCCCGCAACGGTTTGATGAATGATTTCAATTTGTCTGAGCGCCAATCCCAGGCCATCCTGGACATGCGCCTTCAACGTTTGACCGGTCTCGAACGGGACAAAATCGAAGAGGAATACCAAGGGCTCGTCGCACTCATCAATGAGTTGCGTTCAATTCTTGCGGACGAATCGAAAATCCTCGAAATTATCCGCGAGGAAATCCTGGAAATTAAAGAACGTTTCAATGACCCTCGCAGAACGGAAATCACTGTCGGGGGATCTGAAATGATCGAAGATGAAGACCTTATCCCACGTGAAGCTTCGGTACTGACACTCACGCATAACGGCTACATCAAACGCTTGCCTGCCAATACTTACCGCAGCCAGAAGCGCGGCGGACGCGGCGTCCAGGGAATGGGAACCAACGAAGATGATTTCGTGGAACACCTTCTATATACATCGACGCATGACACCATCCTGTTCTTCACAAGCGAAGGGAAAGTCTATCGCAAGAAAGGCTATCAGGTTCCTGAATACGGCCGGACTGCGAAAGGCTTGCCACTAGTAAACTTACTGGAGATAGGAAAGAACGAAAAAGTGACAGCGGTAATCCGTGTCGAAGAATTTAAGGAAGATGATTTCTTCTTCTTCACGACACGCGGCGGCCTTAGCAAGCGTACACCAGTAAGCAGCTATGCAAATATTCGCCAGAACGGATTAATTGCTATCAATTTGCGTGAAGATGACGAATTGATTTCAGTCAAGATGACTGACGGCAATAAAGAAATTATCATCGGAACACGCGATGGCGCATTGATCCGATTCCCTGAGACGGATATCCGCAGCATGGGACGCGCAGCAAGCGGTGTCCGGGGCATTCGTCTCCGTGAAGGCGACCAAGTTGTCGGAATGGAAACTTTGGAGTCAGGTGACGATATTCTCGTAGTAACAGAGAATGGTTTTGGGAAGCGCACTAAAGAAAGCGAGTATCGTGTACAGTCAAGAGGCGGAATGGGAATCAAGACTTGCCATATCACAGAGAAGAATGGCCCGCTTGTGGCTGTAAGAGCTGTAAACGGTACTGAAGATATCATGCTGATCACACAACACGGCGTGTTGATCCGCATGGACGTTGAAGGAATTTCAACCACTGGCAGAAACACGCAAGGGGTTACATTAATTCGTCTTGGAGACGAAGAGATCGTTGCTACGGTCACTAAAGTTAAAAAGGATTTAGATGATGATGAAGTAGCAGAAGTTGAAGAAGAGACAGAACAAGTTAGTGAAGACAAAGTAGAAGCACTCATCGAAGAAAGTGCAGAAGCAGATGTCTACACAGAGGATGAGCTTGTTGAAGATGAAATAGAAGAAAATGCAGAAGACGAACTAAAAGAATAGAAGATTTTAAAAGAGCTTGCCGGCAACTCGGCAAGCTCTTTTATTTCTTAATAGAAAGAGATTTGAAGAAAGGAAAAGTTTTTTTTCTTAAAACTGTTGACGTGAATAGTAAGGCGTGATATATTTATCAAGTCGCCAAAACAAGGCGTACAACATGAACCTTGAAAACTGAACAGCAAAACGTCAACGAATATGTTTCGAGCGCTTAGCGCGAGAAACCATATTTGCGAGGGTCGCCCTTGGGCGATCGGAGCAAAAAAACTACTGATCAGCGTATGCAGATCAAGCGAATCGCGCGTCTTTCGAGACGGCGATGCGCCAGCAACTATTGAGCAATCAATACTACTCTATAATGGAGAGTTTGATCCTGGCTCAGGACGAACGCTGGCGGCGTGCCTAATACATGCAAGTCGAGCGGAACCATTGGAGCTTGCTCCTTTGGTTTAGCGGCGGACGGGTGAGTAACACGTGGGCAACCTGCCCTGCAGATCGGGATAACTCCGGGAAACCGGTGCTAATACCGAATAGTTTGCGGCCTCTCATGAGGCTGTACGGAAAGACGGTTTCGGCTGTCACTGCAGGATGGGCCCGCGGCGCATTAGCTAGTTGGTGGGGTAACGGCCCACCAAGGCGACGATGCGTAGCCGACCTGAGAGGGTGATCGGCCACACTGGGACTGAGACACGGCCCAGACTCCTACGGGAGGCAGCAGTAGGGAATCTTCCGCAATGGACGAAAGTCTGACGGAGCAACGCCGCGTGAGTGAAGAAGGTTTTCGGATCGTAAAACTCTGTTGTGAGGGAAGAACAAGTACCAAGTAACTACTGGTACCTTGACGGTACCTCACCAGAAAGCCACGGCTAACTACGTGCCAGCAGCCGCGGTAATACGTAGGTGGCAAGCGTTGTCCGGAATTATTGGGCGTAAAGCGCGCGCAGGCGGTCCTTTAAGTCTGATGTGAAAGCCCACGGCTCAACCGTGGAGGGTCATTGGAAACTGGGGGACTTGAGTGCAGAAGAGGAAAGTGGAATTCCACGTGTAGCGGTGAAATGCGTAGAGATGTGGAGGAACACCAGTGGCGAAGGCGACTTTCTGGTCTGTAACTGACGCTGAGGCGCGAAAGCGTGGGGAGCAAACAGGATTAGATACCCTGGTAGTCCACGCCGTAAACGATGAGTGCTAAGTGTTAGGGGGTTTCCGCCCCTTAGTGCTGCAGCTAACGCATTAAGCACTCCGCCTGGGGAGTACGGCCGCAAGGCTGAAACTCAAAGGAATTGACGGGGGCCCGCACAAGCGGTGGAGCATGTGGTTTAATTCGAAGCAACGCGAAGAACCTTACCAGGTCTTGACATCCCGCTGACCGCCTTGGAGACAAGGCTTTCCCTTCGGGGACAGCGGTGACAGGTGGTGCATGGTTGTCGTCAGCTCGTGTCGTGAGATGTTGGGTTAAGTCCCGCAACGAGCGCAACCCTTGATCTTAGTTGCCAGCATTCAGTTGGGCACTCTAAGGTGACTGCCGGTGACAAACCGGAGGAAGGTGGGGATGACGTCAAATCATCATGCCCCTTATGACCTGGGCTACACACGTGCTACAATGGACGGTACAAAGGGTCGCGAACCCGCGAGGGGGAGCCAATCCCAGAAAACCGTTCTCAGTTCGGATTGCAGGCTGCAACTCGCCTGCATGAAGCCGGAATCGCTAGTAATCGCGGATCAGCATGCCGCGGTGAATACGTTCCCGGGCCTTGTACACACCGCCCGTCACACCACGAGAGTTTGTAACACCCGAAGTCGGTGGGGTAACCCTTATGGGAGCCAGCCGCCGAAGGTGGGACAGATGATTGGGGTGAAGTCGTAACAAGGTAGCCGTATCGGAAGGTGCGGCTGGATCACCTCCTTTCTAAGGATAATATCGGAACCGATTCTTCGGAATCGGGTTGACGTTTTGCGTTCAGTTTTGAAGGTTCACTCCGCAAGGATTGGCTTTCAGACTTGTTCTTTGAAAACTGGATAGATCGACATTGATTAAGAAACAAGCATCAAGTAGCGTGATCGCCTCAAGCGATCAACTTATTGTTTGACCATCAGTGGTTAAGTTAATAAGGGCGCACGGTGGATGCCTTGGCACTAGGAGCCGAAGAAGGACGGCACTAACACCGATATGCCTCGGGGAGCTGTAAGTGAGCTGTGATCCGGGGATTTCCGAATGGGGAAACCCACTGTTCGTAATGGAGCAGTATCCATGTGTGAATTCATAGCACATGAGAAGGCAGACTCAGGGAACTGAAACATCTAAGTACCTGAAGGAAGAGAAAGCAAATGCGATTCCCCAAGTAGCGGCGAGCGAAACGGGAACAGCCCAAACCAGAAGGCTTGCCTTCTGGGGTTGTAGGACACTCTATACGGAGTTACAAAGGAATGGATTAGGCGAAGCGACCTGGAACGGTCCGCGAGACAGGGTAAGAGCCCCGTAGCCGAAAGTGCATTCCCTCCAGAGTGGATCCTGAGTACGGCGGAACACGTGAAATTCCGTCGGAATCCGGGAGGACCATCTCCCAAGGCTAAATACTCCCTAGTGACCGATAGTGAACCAGTACCGTGAGGGAAAGGTGAAAAGCACCCCGGAAGGGGAGTGAAAGAGATCCTGAAACCGTGTGCCTACAAGTAGTTAGAGCCCGTTAATGGGTGATAGCGTGCCTTTTGTAGAATGAACCGGCGAGTTACGATTGCATGCAAGGTTAAGGTGAGAAGCCGGAGCCGCAGCGAAAGCGAGTCTGAACAGGGCGAATGAGTATGCAGTTGTAGACCCGAAACCAGGTGATCTACCCATGTCCAGGGTGAAGGTAAGGTAACACTTACTGGAGGCCCGAACCCACGCACGTTGAAAAGTGCGGGGATGAGGTGTGGGTAGCGGAGAAATTCCAATCGAACCTGGAGATAGCTGGTTCTCTCCGAAATAGCTTTAGGGCTAGCCTCAAGATAGAGAATCCTGGAGGTAGAGCACTGTTTGGACTAGGGGCCCATCCCGGGTTACCGAATTCAGACAAACTCCGAATGCCAGTGATTTATGCTTGGGAGTCAGACTGCGAGTGATAAGATCCGTAGTCAAGAGGGAAACAGCCCAGACCACCAGCTAAGGTCCCCAAATATCCGTTAAGTGGAAAAGGATGTGGCGTTGCTTAGACAACCAGGATGTTGGCTTAGAAGCAGCCATCATTTAAAGAGTGCGTAATAGCTCACTGGTCGAGTGACACTGCGCCGAAAATGTACCGGGGCTAAACGGATTACCGAAGCTGTGGATGGACATCTGAGATGTCCGTGGTAGGAGAGCGTTCTAAGGGCGGTGAAGTCAGACCGGAAGGACTGGTGGAGCGCTTAGAAGTGAGAATGCCGGTATGAGTAACGAAAGACGGGTGAGAATCCCGTCCACCGAATGCCTAAGGTTTCCTGAGGAAGGCTCGTCCGCTCAGGGTTAGTCGGGACCTAAGTCGAGGCCGATAGGCGTAGACGATGGACAACAGGTTGATATTCCTGTACCACCTCCCCGCCGTTTGAGTAATGGGGGGGACGCAGAAGGATAGGGTGAGCGTGCCGTTGGTTGTGCACGTCCAAGTTGTGAGATGAGAAACGAGGCAAATCCCGTTTCTATATACATCAAGCAGTGATGGCAAGAGGTTTAACCTCAGAGTCCCTGATTTCACACTGCCAAGAAAAGCCTCTAGCGAGGCGGGAGGTGCCCGTACCGCAAACCGACACAGGTAGGCGAGAAGAGAATTCTAAGGTGAGCGAGTGAACTCTCGTTAAGGAACTCGGCAAAATGACCCCGTAACTTCGGGAGAAGGGGTGCTCTGGTAGGGTGAATAGCCCGAGAGAGCCGCAGTGAATAGGCCCAGGCGACTGTTTAGCAAAAACACAGGTCTCTGCAAAACCGTAAGGTGACGTATAGGGGCTGACGCCTGCCCGGTGCTGGAAGGTTAAGGGGAGTGCTTAGCGCAAGCGAAGGTGCGAACCGAAGCCCCAGTAAACGGCGGCCGTAACTATAACGGTCCTAAGGTAGCGAAATTCCTTGTCGGGTAAGTTCCGACCCGCACGAAAGGCGTAACGATCTGGGCACTGTCTCAACGAGAGACTCGGTGAAATTATAGTACCTGTGAAGATGCAGGTTACCCGCGACAGGACGGAAAGACCCCGTGGAGCTTTACTGTAGCCTGATATTGAATTTTGGTGCAACTTGTACAGGATAGGTAGGAGCCAGAGAACCCGGAGCGCCAGCTTCGGGGGAGGCGTCGGTGGGATACTACCCTGGTTGTATTGAACTTCTAACCCACAAGCCTAAGCGGCTTGGGAGACAGTGTCAGGCGGGCAGTTTGACTGGGGCGGTCGCCTCCTAAAGAGTAACGGAGGCGCTCAAAGGTTCCCTCAGAATGGTTGGAAATCATTCGCAGAGTGTAAAGGCACAAGGGAGCTTGACTGCGAGACGGACAGGTCGAGCAGGGTCGAAAGACGGACTTAGTGATCCGGTGGTTCCGCATGGAAGGGCCATCGCTCAACGGATAAAAGCTACCCCGGGGATAACAGGCTTATCTCCCCCAAGAGTCCACATCGACGGGGAGGTTTGGCACCTCGATGTCGGCTCATCGCATCCTGGGGCTGTAGTCGGTCCCAAGGGTTGGGCTGTTCGCCCATTAAAGCGGTACGCGAGCTGGGTTCAGAACGTCGTGAGACAGTTCGGTCCCTATCCGTCGCGGGCGCAGGAAATTTGAGAGGAGCTGTCCTTAGTACGAGAGGACCGGGATGGACACACCGCTGGTGTACCAGTTGTTCTGCCAAGAGCATCGCTGGGTAGCTATGTGTGGCCGGGATAAGTGCTGA
Proteins encoded:
- the gyrB gene encoding DNA topoisomerase (ATP-hydrolyzing) subunit B, whose product is MAMEDTNLEQSYGANQIQVLEGLEAVRKRPGMYIGSTGSRGLHHLVWEIVDNSIDEALAGYCDEIRVTIEKDNWIRVEDNGRGIPVDMQEKMGRPAVEVIMTVLHAGGKFGGGGYKVSGGLHGVGASVVNALSETTEVYVHRDGKRHFIQFQRGAVTKELGVIGEADKTGTTIRFKADGDIFKETTVYEFDILDHRLRELAYLNRGLKIVVADEREGLEQEKKYHYEGGIKSYVEHLNKSKDPLHDEAIFVESERDGIDVEVAMQYNGGFAANIFSFANNISTHEGGTHESGFKTALTRVINDYGRKNGLIKDAEANLTGEDVREGLTAIISVKHPDPQFEGQTKTKLGNTEVSTIVNNLFSGGFERFLLENPTTAKKIIEKGIMASHARMAAKKAREFTRRKSVLEVSSLPGKLADCSSRDPKISEIYIVEGDSAGGSAKSGRDRHFQAILPLRGKILNVEKARLDKILVNAEIRNIITALGTGIGEEFNLDKARYHKVVIMTDADVDGAHIRTLLLTFLFRYMRPLIEAGYIYIAQPPLFQIKQGKHVDYVYSDAQLKEALAKLPATPKPHVQRYKGLGEMNAEQLWDTTMDPDFRTLLQVTLEDAMTADETFHMLMGDDVEPRRNFIEENASYVKNLDV
- the gyrA gene encoding DNA gyrase subunit A translates to MAERPGSGVEEINISTEMRTSFLDYAMSVIVSRALPDVRDGLKPVHRRILYAMHDLGITADKGYKKSARIVGDVIGKYHPHGDSAVYETMVRMAQDFSYRYMLVDGHGNFGSVDGDAAAAMRYTESKMSKISMELLRDLNKNTVDYKENYDGQEKEPIVLPSRFPNLLVNGTSGIAVGMATNIPPHNLGETIDAVLALAENPAITTEELLEFLPGPDFPTGGIILGRSGIRRAYETGKGSVLIRAVVEIETKPNGKEVILIHELPYQVNKARLIEKIAELVRDKKIDGITDLRDESDRNGMRVVIEVRRDASANVILNNLYKQTAMQTSFGINMLALVDGQPKVLGLKDVLYHYLEHQKVIIRRRTEFDLQKAEDRAHILEGLRIALDHIDAIIALIRGSQTTEEARNGLMNDFNLSERQSQAILDMRLQRLTGLERDKIEEEYQGLVALINELRSILADESKILEIIREEILEIKERFNDPRRTEITVGGSEMIEDEDLIPREASVLTLTHNGYIKRLPANTYRSQKRGGRGVQGMGTNEDDFVEHLLYTSTHDTILFFTSEGKVYRKKGYQVPEYGRTAKGLPLVNLLEIGKNEKVTAVIRVEEFKEDDFFFFTTRGGLSKRTPVSSYANIRQNGLIAINLREDDELISVKMTDGNKEIIIGTRDGALIRFPETDIRSMGRAASGVRGIRLREGDQVVGMETLESGDDILVVTENGFGKRTKESEYRVQSRGGMGIKTCHITEKNGPLVAVRAVNGTEDIMLITQHGVLIRMDVEGISTTGRNTQGVTLIRLGDEEIVATVTKVKKDLDDDEVAEVEEETEQVSEDKVEALIEESAEADVYTEDELVEDEIEENAEDELKE